TCATTTCGTAAAGGTTATGGCAATATAATGGGCTAATGACATTTGATTTCTACTGATGTTTGTTCGATGGGACTACAAATACAAGAACTGACAAGATTCAAAATATTGAACTCTTGCAAAGTTCATGCTTTCTCTCTGTCATTGATGTAATTAAGAGTTGTGAGAATTGCAGCAGGAACCTGTAATATGCGCACACTATGCAACATTAGCTAGTTTTTTGCTGATATTTCTGTTGTTCCTCTCTCTTTTAGGGTTCTACTTCAGAGTGTCATGAGATGAAAGTGCTTTCTTATATCGTGTTTTTAGCCATTGGTGGACTTGGTAAAGGATCAGCTCAATGAAACCTAGTAGAGGATAGCTATGTAAATATGCAagcttatatatttttttttatccaatTAGAAGCAGTATGTCCATGCAATATTTATCTACTTCCAATCAGCAATTTGTCACTCTTGATTGTTCAGAGTGTCATGAGATGAAAATGCTTTATTATATTGTGTTTTTAGCCATTTGCAGACTTGGTAAGGAATCAGCTCAATGAAAGATAGCAGAGGATAGTTATGTAAATATGCAAAccttatatatttctttttatccATTTAGAAGCAGTATGTCCATGCAATGTTTATCTTTTTCCAATCAGCAATTTGCCACTCTTGATTGTTGAGACAATAATATGACTTTGCAAAACGTTTCCTTggaattttagttttaaaagaAGTTTCCTCAGAATGTAGTCATTACAAATTTTCTTTCCAAGAAATAATGATAAAAGTTGTCCTCATTGTTTTAGACTTTTCACAAGTTAAGCTCTTCTTTTATGTGTCCATCGCTGCTATTCTTGTAGTATTCTACTTTATGCAGGATAGCAAGCCATACGTAAGTTTGTCTTTTTGGCATACTTGTGAAAGGAGAAATCTAAATTCCTTGGGAAATGACATACTTAGAAGTATTGATTCTAACTTCTATAGTCTAGATATTGGGAGAAATCAATGATAGAAGTGCACTTCTGCTGTTCTGCATTCTTTCTTACTATAGTATATGCAATTGTGGCTATATCTGGTGCGTTGTCTACTTCCTGCTGAGTTGGTGTTCTTTCTTTTGCTGCAATTCTTAAAGGTAAAAGGGGCCAAGCCACATGTGAAACTTGTGCATGTTGCTCTTAGTGTGAGTAAAGTGCAAGAGTTAAAATGGCCATGTAGATTGTTTGCTTTAACTACGGAGGTGGTTGTATAGCTCTGCGGGAGTGGGACAATAATGTATTGGTCTTTGCAAACCAAcattttaaagtcattttatttAACGCGTTTGGTACTTTACCAAAAttaattgtttgtttgtttCATTTCAAGAGATTACTGGATGAAatgttgcaaataaaatgcattTGAAGCCATATGTTAGTCTAAATGATCTTATGCGCATATCATTTGCTCTTTCATATTCATACCATATTTAATCTCAACAACAGTTGATGGGAGCTCGTCTTGAAATTGCACACATGTAATAGTATTTTTCAAGATCAAATGGGTTTTAGCATGTTCAGTTAATTCTCAGGTTAGCTCGAAAGAAAGGCTGGTTTGTCTTCACGATGTTTGGATTGTATGGGAAGTATTGACCTTGCTTGCTGATACATCGTGCCCTGAGTACATATTTGGATAATATAATAAGGATATTTTCCGTCAACCTACCAAAAGAGACATTAGGGATCTGCGTTCAGTTAAATTTGTCAAAATCTAGTCTAGTACCATAAGTAGGAGAGTTTCGTGAAAAGTGTAGTCGTGATTGTTCAGAAACTTATGAGACTCGAACGCCTTCCTTTATTCACTGATAATACTTGACCTTTTAATGTAGTGTTCTATCGACTATTGTCATTCTCCCCTATGTTAAAGTTGAGCTTTGGTGGTGCAGAGCATACTGGTCccacttcttttcttcttttttttggcatggcATGGCATTACTATGtatgtaaaaaaataaacatatttttCTGGTCCTGATGCTAGTTGAAATTGATGATATGATTGATAGGCATGCTCAAAGCTTTGTAGTTCGATCCCAGATATTGCATCAACAAGAGACACCATTTTGGGGTTGGGAAAAGAAATCCTTCAATCCCTATTGAAACACGAAGTACCCTCTAGACGTTGGATTCGACAAGTTATTTTGACGAGCCATCTTTTTCTGATTTGTTTATTGTAATTGACATTGTTAAGATCCGGTTAGACATGCGATATGagatcataatttgaaataagaTTGATTTGAAATTGAAGTTTTATTTGAATATGCAATTTagatttttaagttatattttctttttcataaacATAGTAATTCCACAAGTTGtgaaaactataaaaaaaaaaaatcaattcttaTACAATCTTAACAAATGAGCAAATTGTAGTCCATAGACAAGATCTCGTAATAGCCTAAAATGCTACATTGATAAATTACATAGTTTATgttctttttataaataagtgtGTGATTACAATTTTTTAAATACACATAGTTTAATAAAGATCCACTAGTCAATAATTGTAGTATCTAGTTATCCTTAATAAATCTTTCACATTGAGCATGAggctttttttataaaatttaaaatgataggtttttttaaaataaaatacaaacttATGAGTTAAGttttacatttaaaaaaaatttgaaatcacAATTTGGAATCTCAAATCAtgtttttttgaataatttaaaatttaaaatcatgatctCAAATCGcatatccaaatattgattTGAAGTCATAACTTCATATCGAATATCCAAATCCAAGCTTGGAATTTAGGAAATGATATTGGGCTTAAGTGGTTGTATAGCCTTGTTTGATTTTTATATCTGGCTGATCTTACTTCTGAAAAGGAGATACTCCCTTCATTTTATGTCTTCTCTTTTTAGTccgtttgaaaaaaaaaaggaacttACATAAATTTTACTAGTTTAGGAGCTAATTACTTAGATACACTTTAGTTTGCAATATTACATATTTTACTAGATTTTGATACATCCAGATACGtccaaatacatgtatctcggAATACATAGAGGCAAAATTAGGTTTAATTTGTTCAAAATACATTGTATCCAAgtggattcgcatgtatctgggatacataacaaatctcgctcgcctctatCTCATCTCTCTCACCACTCTCCTATGTATCTGGTATCCAGATATATGCGAATcacatctaatatatatatatatatatatatatatatatatatatatatatatatatatatatatatatacatacatgtatctagtgtgtATCTAATGTGATTGACATGAATTTGGGATACATAATGGATCTCACTCATCTCCCTCCTTATCTTGTTTgcctctctccctattttagtgtatctggtagctaaaatatatgtatctaaGTATATTCTCCTCAATATATGGTAAGATACGTAATATATTGAAAGTATAAGTGATAATAGTATGTATGGTAGTGAAGTATGTCTAATTATGTAGTGTTTCCGAAGAAGAAtgcatcttttcttttttgataattttttaattttaactttccaCATGAAATGCTTTAGATCACATAATTAAAGAGCATTTTAGTACATTCTACATATCATTAGTCTAAgatcacaagattcaaaaattattcttatttttaaaaaattcgtCTCAAGTTAAACTCAGACAATCAAATTGAAATAAACAAAGTAGCAAACAACGAAAAATTTCCACCGCCGGAGGCACACAAAATGTACATGTGAATGAATATGTTTATGTGATGATCTCAAGGAGTCATCTCTAGTTTTCTCCCTTTCAGAGTCCATCTCACAAAATGATGAAGAATTCATATCCTCATCTTAAGTTGATTTGAGCATTTCCACCTTTTTTTCATGGCTAATAATATCCAAATTGGGTATTTGGATTATCACACAATATTATGGCAATCACACTTGAACCAGATTAGTAGACATAATTGGTCTAGATGATCCTTGAGATCTCAATTCTTGAATCTTTCCATTCACCTCAGTTACAACAATCCTAGTCAAAAACAAACCAGCAACCAAAGCTGCTCCCATCAACATTACAAAAACTGCATTCCAGCTCTCAGCTGAAATGTACCCTGTTAGAAATGGTCCAACTGCAGCACCAATTGATCCAGTTCCATCAATAATAGCGGTGACAGTTGCAAGCGCTCGTGAATTACCCTTCAAAGAGCTATGTGTTCCCAAGTCAGCTGAAACAGCAGTTGTTATCAATGCATAAGGGCCATTCACAAACACTCCAGTAATCAACATGAGGATGATGTTTATAGTCACAGAGATGTGTCCGTAGCTTCGGTATAGGTATAGAGATGGGATAGCACAGTACATGAAGCTAGCAGCTGTTATCGCTCTAGCATCCAACTGATCAGAGATGTAACCTGCTAGGATTCCACCTATTACCCCTCCAACATCAAACAACGTTGATAAGTTTCCAGATTCCTCGTTTGACAAGTATCGTCCATCTATTGCTGCAGAAACATTAAACGAACACAGAAGAAATGAGATACAATACTTTTACATAACAGAGTAAGAAAACAACATACTCCCTCCATCTCAATCTATGTGATGTAGTTTGACTTAGCACAGAATTTAAGAAAGACAATCTTTCCATTAAGAGTAAAATGAGCATCTTAAAGTAAAGTTGTTACTAAATATAGTAATGTATCATTCTTTTCGGAACTGACTAAAGAGGGAAGTGAGTCACATAAATTAGGACAGAGGAAGTATCTAACATGAGAAATATAGAACAATTAGCATTCATGCCTGTGTGGCTAATGTAGTAAGGCAGCCAATAGAGAAATGTGTAAGCCACCAACTTCGCGAAAAAAAGGCAAAGAGCAAACGTTGCAACACCCGGGATCTTCCATGCTTCTATAAAACCAACAGCGCCTGATTCCTCTTCTCTGTCTGATCTAGATCTCAAGAGAGGTTGTTCATTCACATCCTCGTCTTCTTTTCCGAGAGATAACAAcacttcatcttcatctttatTACCTCCAACAGATTGGGGATTCACGGGTAACAAAAGGAACACTATCATGCCACTAAAAGCAATAAGGATACCAGGAACAACCATCGACCAACCCCATCCATATTTCAATAAGATTGAGGCGACTAATGATCCTGTAATGTTCCCAACAGACGTGTGAGCATTCCAAATGCCCATTATAAGTCCCCTCTTCTTCTTTCCAAACCAATTTCCGACTACTGCAACGACTGAAGGCCATCCAGTGGATTGTAACAATCCAGCAATCATTTGACCGATAAGATAGTAATAGAAACTATGGATGTTTGCCCAATATCCAACTCCAAAAAGAGCTGTGAATAAACCAGTTCCCAACATTCCCGCGGTCAAAAATACTCTCAAATCCATCCTATCGCCCACGTGCCCTGAGAAATACATTCCAATGGCATACACAAATAGGAAAGCCACATCAAGGTCTCCGAGCAATGTTGTTCCATCAGGGCCATCAAATGGAAACCAACCATCTCTAAACGATTTCCGAATACTATTTCCTTGCCATGGGAAATTTGGACCAATGTCAAGGGATTGGGGATCAAGTGCTTGTTTGACGATGCTTGTAGTTTTTCTATTAGCATGGTAACTTGTATATGCAAAAAATGTCACAATTAGAACAATGACTTGATATGTCTTGAAAGATAGGCTTGACTTCTTTATGCTCTCTATTAATTGAATTCCTAAGGGCTTGTTGTTATTCTTCTTCATTGTTGGCTCCACTAATAGGGAACTTGATCAAGATAAGATGATAAACAACCTGGATAAAAACGCACAAGACTAAATCATATAGACTAAATGTGCTTCTTCGTTATTGCATTTCCTTTTCAATTTTGCTttgatatgttttacttgagTCGAATGTCTATCAAAAACAGTCGTTTTACCTTTACAATTAAAGGGCAAAGACTTACATACACACCACTACTCTCAGACCCCACTTTATGAGATTAcactgaatatattattgttgttatcgtCATCGTCTTTTTGAAGTTGAATTGCTACACAGAATAAAAAGGAAGTAGCAAAAATATCTAAGTGGTAATTAGGTGATCTTGAaagtaaatataaataaattttcacATGGAACATGGCTTAGTGGTCTAAAAATGTAATTCAGTGTGACATTAAATGATATTGGAAGTGGCAAATATCAAATTACAAATTGTAAAAGGAGCACAAGTGTTTAATTTGTGACTGAAAACAAGTATTGTTTTAACAGCAAAATGAAGAAAGTGGCAGAGAAATACAGCCGACCATTAGAACAAACCAGAATTTCCTACGTCTTCTTTCTATACTATCTTGTTCTTTTACAACTCCCCCGTCTATTTCTGTGACACAATTTGAattgatattaattttttaaaaataaatgaaagacttttaaaatttgttcCGTATTCAAATAAAATAGGAAAGGCAAAGTTAATTGTTAGTTTGTTACTTCCTCTATttaaaaataagtgaattgttgAGGCAATGCATACtcattaaggaaaaaaaaagtttagaaCATAAATTAAATACCACTTTCCATTTTTGCTCTTTAGTTATTCTcaaactatttttgaaaatataaataattcaaagtaaaaGCATAACTATAAACAATTAACTTTCTTGAAGAAATTTCCTTGAACTTGgaataatttacttattttgaattatgaaaaaagtataacaattaaaCAAAGGGAGTATCAAACTTAATTAGAAGTATGATTTTTCAAAATGAACTATTCCCTCCATACCATATTagttgattaaataaataaaaatagttattccATGTTAGTTGATTATTTTTaccaaattaagaaaatattaattaattttttcccaTATTAtccttataattaattttttaagaaaaaatattcacaCATGTTTATAAAGTTCCAAAGAAATTTTTAAGATTGAATTGGTAAACTTACCATCTTATTTATGTTTTCTTAATATGcgtgtaaaaaaaaatgatcaactaATATGGAACGGAACGGAGAGAATACTCACGTCAATTAAAACCAGAGATTTCGATGCCCTTTCCCTGATTTTACAATCCCAACACAATATTACACTCTCTGTGTCTCAatacaaaaaaaaggaaaaaaacagaggaagaagatgaaaataaaaatagattatAACTGCTCTTCACAAATTAAGTCATCCTAATCAAAACACAGGAAAGAAGCTGAAAAAGATGAATAATATAGTAACAATATATGTAGACAATATGAAGATTGTAAAGAAATTAGGCATATATGAAATGAATGAATTTCAGAGCTAACCTTGTCTTTCTGATCAATTCAGCTAGTTAATGAAAAGGAAGGGAAAGTATTGAATAAGCTTTTAGTAAAGCAGAGAGTGGGAAAGAATGGTTATATATAAAGGGAGTCTGAATCCATATTTATTTCTCATACATATATCACACTTTTTATTGAATTGATTTGACTTCAACCTCACGATACTGCAAAACGCTACTCCCATAAAAGCATCGTTTGACCTGAcatgatatttaaaatatatataataatttttacatatttatttgattgtaaatcatttcataaaagttaatttttaaaaaagtttaaattataaaattctttttaaaacgaattttaaaaaaattgccacataaaaataaaataagaaagagGAAGTACACAAAACTTTTACTGACTTATCATGAGGTGTGACAATTAAATGCAAATAAATGAGACGTGCCAATTTGTAACATCAGAAATAAATTTAATCGTTAAGATTTAGATGATTCAGAATTAAAAATAATCCGATTTGAAGACttgaatttaaataattaagattaatatttttattaagtgCAAATAAATAAGAtgtagatatatattttttgtgtgtgtatttCTTAAAAGTTAACTTTTTTTAGATGCATATATCAATCTGTTAAAAAAAACAGATGAAGAAGACCTGGGAATTTTACTCTGAAATGGCGTACATATTTCACGAACAAATGTAAGATAACAGTTAGTTAATTTAGTCTTTAGGCATGAAATTGATGGTAAGGTTGAAATATAAGTTTGAACTCTAATTCATATAAAAGACTGGCTTTGCATGGTCcaatatttattcataaaattactttttaaatgatattaattaaatgattttaaatcatctcatttagtgtaaaattaatattgttaatattgataaattttaagTGGTATTTAttaaatgattttatttatttgtgtgttttattttcattgtatttaaatatttaattaatgtttaaaaaattattataaacgaatgtaataataaaggcACAATGAagagattcaatttttttacgAAATCAGAATTTGTATATAGAATTAAGTACTCTTAcgattaaattaaaatataaaaaatattttaacatagAATAGTATATTGCTATTTCAAAATATGACCTCTTATTCCATTTACTTTACCACAACAAATATTTTGTTTACTATATACATATGAATAGCTTGCACTTAAAATaatgcaaaaaaatatattctatttTGTATATTGAAAAAAAGACgaaaaaatatatcatgtcgcAGACGGAaagaaatattaatatta
This Solanum dulcamara chromosome 8, daSolDulc1.2, whole genome shotgun sequence DNA region includes the following protein-coding sequences:
- the LOC129900655 gene encoding putative glycerol-3-phosphate transporter 1; this encodes MKKNNNKPLGIQLIESIKKSSLSFKTYQVIVLIVTFFAYTSYHANRKTTSIVKQALDPQSLDIGPNFPWQGNSIRKSFRDGWFPFDGPDGTTLLGDLDVAFLFVYAIGMYFSGHVGDRMDLRVFLTAGMLGTGLFTALFGVGYWANIHSFYYYLIGQMIAGLLQSTGWPSVVAVVGNWFGKKKRGLIMGIWNAHTSVGNITGSLVASILLKYGWGWSMVVPGILIAFSGMIVFLLLPVNPQSVGGNKDEDEVLLSLGKEDEDVNEQPLLRSRSDREEESGAVGFIEAWKIPGVATFALCLFFAKLVAYTFLYWLPYYISHTAIDGRYLSNEESGNLSTLFDVGGVIGGILAGYISDQLDARAITAASFMYCAIPSLYLYRSYGHISVTINIILMLITGVFVNGPYALITTAVSADLGTHSSLKGNSRALATVTAIIDGTGSIGAAVGPFLTGYISAESWNAVFVMLMGAALVAGLFLTRIVVTEVNGKIQELRSQGSSRPIMSTNLVQV